GCCAGCGGACATAAGGCACCCGCGCGATGGCCAGACCCCCCATCACCACGGCGGAGGTCGGTGTGACCAGATTGACCAGGCCGGATGCGGACTGATACGCAGTGACCACCAGTTCACGGCCGATATGCGCGAAATCGGCCAGCGGCGCCATAATCGGCATGGTCATCACCGCCAGACCGGAAGAAGAGGGCACCAGAAAGGACAGCACTACTTCGAGCAGGAACATGACGTTGATGAAGATCACGTTGGATAATCCGGAAACGATGCCTTCGGCGCTGTGCAAAATAGTGTGGGTAATCATTCCGTTGTCCATGATCACCACAATGCCACGGGCAATACCGATGATCAGCGCCACGCCGAGCAGGTCGCGTGCGCCATCGATAAAGGTGGAAGTCAGCTCCTCTTCACTCATCCGCGCAACCAGCCCCACCAGGATCGCCGCAGCCAGGAAAACGCCGGAGATTTCCCCCATCCACCAGCCTTTTACCGATACGCCATAAATCATCACCACAAAAGCCAGTGCGAAGATCAGCAGGATGATTTTGCGCACGCCGGTAAAGGGCAGCAGTTCATCGCTGCGGTTTCCGAGAAAGTGGGCGCGGTTGCTTTCCTGCTGATCCGCCACGATGGAGAGTGAGGGATCGCGGCGCACTTTACGGGCATAGCGCATTACCCAGATCACGCAGATCAGCCAGCCGACGATCAGGATCGCCACGCGCAGGCCGATCCCGCTGGTGAAGGGGATCCCGGCGGCGTTGGCGGCAATTACCGTCGCAAAAGGATTGATCGTCGAACCGAGCGTGCCGATGCCTGCACCGAGCAGCACGGTAGCCGCAGCCACCAGCGGATCGAAACGTGCCGCCATCATCACCGGCACCAGCAGGGTATAAAACGGCAATGACTCTTCGGCCATGCCGTAAATGGTGCCTCCGGCGGCGAACAGTGCCATCAGAATGGGGATCATCCACTCTTCTTTGCCCTTCAGCCGGACGGTAACCCGCTCTATTCCGGCGTCGATGGCTCCGGTTTTGGTCACGATGCCCAGAAAACCGCCGATGATCAGAATAAATAAGGCGACATCAATCGCGCCGGCCTGACCGGTGGTGTGGTTGTACAGGCCATCAATGGGCGCGAGGAAAATATCCACCAGCCCCTGCGGATTGCCGGTCACGGCGTGATAGGTGCCTGAGACGGGGACTTCTTTACCCAGTCCGGCATTCATCGCCATGTCGTACTGACCGGCGGGGATAATCCAGCTCAGGCCTGCAACCAGCGCGATAAGCACAAATAAAATGGTGTAGGCAGAAGGGAATTTGAATGTACGCATAAACGTAATCCTTAAAGAAGGCGTGAAGGCAAAACGCCTTCACGCAAGGGGCTTAGTCGTCGCCAAGCGTGGCGACCATGACCGCTTTTATGGTGTGCATACGGTTTTCGGCTTCATCAAAAACGATGGAATGCGGGGACTCAAAAACGTCATCCGTCACTTCCAGCCCTTTCATGCCGTAAGCGATTTCCAGCTCCTTTCCGAGCGTGGTTTCTTCGTTATGGAAAGCGGGCAGGCAGTGCATAAATTTGACGTCAGGATTGCCGGTGGCGTTAAGCACCGCGGCGTTAACCTGATACGGGGTCATCAGGCTGATACGTTCTGCCCAGGCGGTTTTGGCTTCGCCCATCGACACCCAGACATCGGTATAAAGAAAATCGACGCCCTGTACACCTTCATCAACGTGTTCTGTCAGCAGGATCCTTGCGCCGGTAGTGCGGGCAATATCGCGGCAGACAGCGACCAGCGTCTCTTCCGGCCAGAAGGATTTTGGCGCGACCAGACGGATGTCCATCCCCATTTTCGCCGCGCCGACCATCAGGGAATTCCCCATATTGTTTCGGGCATCGCCCAGATAAGCGAAGCTGATCTGACTGAGTTCTTTGCCCGGCGAGTGTTCAAGCATGGTCATCAGGTCGGCCAGGATTTGGGTCGGATGAAACTCATCGGTCAGCCCGTTCCATACCGGTACGCCGGAGAATTCCGCCAGCT
The Rahnella variigena genome window above contains:
- the argF gene encoding ornithine carbamoyltransferase — protein: MTTTLKNRHFLKLLDFTPEEIQQLITLALALKNDKKTGQERPCLRGKNIALIFEKTSTRTRCAFEVAAFDQGAHVTYLGPGGSQIGHKESMKDTARVLGRMYDGIEYRGFAQKIVEELAEFSGVPVWNGLTDEFHPTQILADLMTMLEHSPGKELSQISFAYLGDARNNMGNSLMVGAAKMGMDIRLVAPKSFWPEETLVAVCRDIARTTGARILLTEHVDEGVQGVDFLYTDVWVSMGEAKTAWAERISLMTPYQVNAAVLNATGNPDVKFMHCLPAFHNEETTLGKELEIAYGMKGLEVTDDVFESPHSIVFDEAENRMHTIKAVMVATLGDD
- a CDS encoding YfcC family protein, whose amino-acid sequence is MRTFKFPSAYTILFVLIALVAGLSWIIPAGQYDMAMNAGLGKEVPVSGTYHAVTGNPQGLVDIFLAPIDGLYNHTTGQAGAIDVALFILIIGGFLGIVTKTGAIDAGIERVTVRLKGKEEWMIPILMALFAAGGTIYGMAEESLPFYTLLVPVMMAARFDPLVAAATVLLGAGIGTLGSTINPFATVIAANAAGIPFTSGIGLRVAILIVGWLICVIWVMRYARKVRRDPSLSIVADQQESNRAHFLGNRSDELLPFTGVRKIILLIFALAFVVMIYGVSVKGWWMGEISGVFLAAAILVGLVARMSEEELTSTFIDGARDLLGVALIIGIARGIVVIMDNGMITHTILHSAEGIVSGLSNVIFINVMFLLEVVLSFLVPSSSGLAVMTMPIMAPLADFAHIGRELVVTAYQSASGLVNLVTPTSAVVMGGLAIARVPYVRWLKWVAPLLGILLVLLMLALSLGSLI